One Rosa chinensis cultivar Old Blush chromosome 3, RchiOBHm-V2, whole genome shotgun sequence DNA window includes the following coding sequences:
- the LOC112191867 gene encoding PHD finger protein MALE MEIOCYTE DEATH 1 isoform X2 has product MSMMIPSLEACKKRKRRPKVYGFHSFGEPGYPILPLGPFRDNIRLFLQQCAELESYSVQGMPVWCTLLVHDNRSLVLPLYTIEENVKTSDTPFCDYCRCTGWSNHFVSKRKYHMIIPMDDDWNKPLDDGILDVSTHLLHGLIHCNGFAHLLCINGLEGGSKHLCGRELMDLWDRICINLRTRKITVEDVSKKRSMELRLLHGVAYGHPWFGRWGYKFCHGSFGVKEHIYERALEILSSLKLEKIIQDFSDLDQYEELKKIVRYYRYLSETQLVTIKDLLRFMLTIKACFPAQRNSLLPTAKPADVIEKAKPATRESVKIKPLIKQKSSKYRKFATVVSHMDSRWPARRLEFAADVIVNALKEKKEKDFRNGGMARQDVRDAARLHIGDTGLLDYVLKSLNNVVVGNQVVCRSVNPTTRILEYTVHDLNDGDKVSEPEKEMLPLPPPPAAPVPGIDVYSDVLYLYEHVLLGYPESGLLELATQAVLDTKHFVKECPFRDEKEQLLTLFCQILPSLTDKEIEFKRELPPGEIVVMPLDATVGELKQEAESAMRDTYCITEQFVVMEIKGLEESDDMEVLSGAVQSGTEVGVRGSGIDLDTPLRYQGGSDTWMVRCECGATDDDGERMVACDICEVWQHTRCCGMEDADEVPRLFICSTCYVSLVPPKTEPAAKFDCSTAFLEWRQ; this is encoded by the exons ATGTCGATGATGATTCCAAGCCTTGAAGCCTGCAAGAAGAGGAAGCGAAGGCCAAAGGTTTATGGGTTCCATTCATTTGGGGAACCCGGCTACCCGATTCTTCCACTGGGTCCATTCCGTGATAACATTCGTCTCTTTCTTCAACAATGTGCAGAGCTGGAGAGTTACAGTGTTCAGGGCATGCCCGTTTGGTGCACTCTTCTTGTTCATGACAACCGAAGCCTTGTTCTTCCTCTCTACACCATTGAAGAGAACGTCAAGACCTCCGACACCCCCTTCTGCGATTACTGCCGATGCACTG GTTGGAGTAACCATTTTGTATCGAAGAGAAAGTACCACATGATAATTCCAATGGATGATGACTGGAATAAGCCTTTGGATGATGGTATCTTGGATGTTTCAACCCATCTCTTACATGGGTTAATTCACTGTAATGGGTTTGCTCATTTGCTATGCATCAATGGACTTGAAGGTGGTTCTAAGCATCTTTGTGGCAGAGAGCTCATGGATCTTTGGGATCGGATCTGCATTAATCTTCGAACCAG GAAAATCACAGTCGAAGATGTCTCAAAGAAACGGTCCATGGAACTTCGCCTGCTCCATGGAGTTGCTTATGGGCATCCTTGGTTTGGTAGATGGGGTTACAAATTTTGCCATGGAAGCTTTGGCGTCAAAGAGCACATTTATGAAAGAGCACTTGAGATACTCAGCTCATTAAAACTTGAAAAGATCATCCAAGATTTTAGTGACTTGGACCAGTATGAAGAGCTGAAGAAAATTGTTCGTTACTACAGatatttgagtgaaacacaGTTAGTTACTATCAAAGATCTTCTCAGATTTATGCTTACTATCAAGGCTTGCTTTCCTGCACAGAGAAACTCGCTACTTCCTACTGCAAAACCTGCAGATGTGATTGAGAAAGCAAAACCTGCAACCAGAGAATCCGTTAAGATCAAGCCTCTGATAAAGCAAAAGTCTTCAAAGTATAGGAAGTTTGCTACTGTTGTTTCTCACATGGATAGCAGATGGCCTGCCAGAAGACTAGAGTTTGCAGCAGATGTGATTGTGAATGcgctgaaagaaaagaaagagaaggactTTAGAAATGGTGGGATGGCCCGGCAAGATGTGCGAGATGCAGCTAGGTTGCATATTGGAGatacaggtttgttggattatGTGCTGAAATCACTGAACAATGTGGTTGTTGGGAATCAGGTTGTCTGTCGTTCAGTGAATCCAACCACTCGGATTTTGGAATATACGGTTCATGATCTTAATGATGGGGATAAAGTGTCTGAACCTGAGAAAGAGATGCTTCCCCTACCCCCTCCACCAGCTGCTCCAGTTCCTGGAATTGATGTTTACAGTGATGTTCTTTATTTGTATGAGCATGTACTGTTGGGATATCCAGAATCTGGATTGCTAGAGTTGGCTACACAAGCAGTATTGGACACTAAGCACTTTGTAAAGGAATGTCCATTTAGGGATGAGAAAGAGCAGTTACTGACATTGTTTTGCCAAATCTTGCCAAGTTTGACTGATAAGGAAATTGAATTCAAGAGGGAGTTGCCTCCAGGTGAGATAGTGGTAATGCCACTGGATGCAACTGTTGGAGAGCTAAAGCAGGAAGCTGAGAGTGCAATGAGGGATACATATTGTATCACAGAACAGTTTGTGGTGATGGAAATCAAAGGCTTGGAGGAATCAGATGATATGGAAGTGCTTTCTGGAGCAGTTCAATCGGGTACAGAGGTTGGAGTGAGAGGGAGTGGGATAGATTTAGACACACCGTTGAGGTACCAAGGGGGATCGGACACATGGATGGTGAGATGTGAATGTGGGGCTACAGATGATGATGGTGAAAGGATGGTGGCCTGTGATATATGCGAAGTGTGGCAGCATACACGCTGCTGTGGAATGGAGGATGCTGATGAAGTCCCACGTCTGTTCATTTGCTCAACATGTTACGTTTCACTTGTTCCGCCTAAAACTGAACCTGCAGCTAAATTTGACTGTTCCACTGCGTTTCTGGAGTGGAGACAATGA
- the LOC112191867 gene encoding PHD finger protein MALE MEIOCYTE DEATH 1 isoform X1 translates to MSMMIPSLEACKKRKRRPKVYGFHSFGEPGYPILPLGPFRDNIRLFLQQCAELESYSVQGMPVWCTLLVHDNRSLVLPLYTIEENVKTSDTPFCDYCRCTASLFCHLQLTSQLPGLDMACCYCCLGWSNHFVSKRKYHMIIPMDDDWNKPLDDGILDVSTHLLHGLIHCNGFAHLLCINGLEGGSKHLCGRELMDLWDRICINLRTRKITVEDVSKKRSMELRLLHGVAYGHPWFGRWGYKFCHGSFGVKEHIYERALEILSSLKLEKIIQDFSDLDQYEELKKIVRYYRYLSETQLVTIKDLLRFMLTIKACFPAQRNSLLPTAKPADVIEKAKPATRESVKIKPLIKQKSSKYRKFATVVSHMDSRWPARRLEFAADVIVNALKEKKEKDFRNGGMARQDVRDAARLHIGDTGLLDYVLKSLNNVVVGNQVVCRSVNPTTRILEYTVHDLNDGDKVSEPEKEMLPLPPPPAAPVPGIDVYSDVLYLYEHVLLGYPESGLLELATQAVLDTKHFVKECPFRDEKEQLLTLFCQILPSLTDKEIEFKRELPPGEIVVMPLDATVGELKQEAESAMRDTYCITEQFVVMEIKGLEESDDMEVLSGAVQSGTEVGVRGSGIDLDTPLRYQGGSDTWMVRCECGATDDDGERMVACDICEVWQHTRCCGMEDADEVPRLFICSTCYVSLVPPKTEPAAKFDCSTAFLEWRQ, encoded by the exons ATGTCGATGATGATTCCAAGCCTTGAAGCCTGCAAGAAGAGGAAGCGAAGGCCAAAGGTTTATGGGTTCCATTCATTTGGGGAACCCGGCTACCCGATTCTTCCACTGGGTCCATTCCGTGATAACATTCGTCTCTTTCTTCAACAATGTGCAGAGCTGGAGAGTTACAGTGTTCAGGGCATGCCCGTTTGGTGCACTCTTCTTGTTCATGACAACCGAAGCCTTGTTCTTCCTCTCTACACCATTGAAGAGAACGTCAAGACCTCCGACACCCCCTTCTGCGATTACTGCCGATGCACTG CTTCTCTGTTCTGCCATCTTCAGCTTACTTCTCAGCTTCCTGGTTTGGACATGGCatgttgttattgttgtttaGGTTGGAGTAACCATTTTGTATCGAAGAGAAAGTACCACATGATAATTCCAATGGATGATGACTGGAATAAGCCTTTGGATGATGGTATCTTGGATGTTTCAACCCATCTCTTACATGGGTTAATTCACTGTAATGGGTTTGCTCATTTGCTATGCATCAATGGACTTGAAGGTGGTTCTAAGCATCTTTGTGGCAGAGAGCTCATGGATCTTTGGGATCGGATCTGCATTAATCTTCGAACCAG GAAAATCACAGTCGAAGATGTCTCAAAGAAACGGTCCATGGAACTTCGCCTGCTCCATGGAGTTGCTTATGGGCATCCTTGGTTTGGTAGATGGGGTTACAAATTTTGCCATGGAAGCTTTGGCGTCAAAGAGCACATTTATGAAAGAGCACTTGAGATACTCAGCTCATTAAAACTTGAAAAGATCATCCAAGATTTTAGTGACTTGGACCAGTATGAAGAGCTGAAGAAAATTGTTCGTTACTACAGatatttgagtgaaacacaGTTAGTTACTATCAAAGATCTTCTCAGATTTATGCTTACTATCAAGGCTTGCTTTCCTGCACAGAGAAACTCGCTACTTCCTACTGCAAAACCTGCAGATGTGATTGAGAAAGCAAAACCTGCAACCAGAGAATCCGTTAAGATCAAGCCTCTGATAAAGCAAAAGTCTTCAAAGTATAGGAAGTTTGCTACTGTTGTTTCTCACATGGATAGCAGATGGCCTGCCAGAAGACTAGAGTTTGCAGCAGATGTGATTGTGAATGcgctgaaagaaaagaaagagaaggactTTAGAAATGGTGGGATGGCCCGGCAAGATGTGCGAGATGCAGCTAGGTTGCATATTGGAGatacaggtttgttggattatGTGCTGAAATCACTGAACAATGTGGTTGTTGGGAATCAGGTTGTCTGTCGTTCAGTGAATCCAACCACTCGGATTTTGGAATATACGGTTCATGATCTTAATGATGGGGATAAAGTGTCTGAACCTGAGAAAGAGATGCTTCCCCTACCCCCTCCACCAGCTGCTCCAGTTCCTGGAATTGATGTTTACAGTGATGTTCTTTATTTGTATGAGCATGTACTGTTGGGATATCCAGAATCTGGATTGCTAGAGTTGGCTACACAAGCAGTATTGGACACTAAGCACTTTGTAAAGGAATGTCCATTTAGGGATGAGAAAGAGCAGTTACTGACATTGTTTTGCCAAATCTTGCCAAGTTTGACTGATAAGGAAATTGAATTCAAGAGGGAGTTGCCTCCAGGTGAGATAGTGGTAATGCCACTGGATGCAACTGTTGGAGAGCTAAAGCAGGAAGCTGAGAGTGCAATGAGGGATACATATTGTATCACAGAACAGTTTGTGGTGATGGAAATCAAAGGCTTGGAGGAATCAGATGATATGGAAGTGCTTTCTGGAGCAGTTCAATCGGGTACAGAGGTTGGAGTGAGAGGGAGTGGGATAGATTTAGACACACCGTTGAGGTACCAAGGGGGATCGGACACATGGATGGTGAGATGTGAATGTGGGGCTACAGATGATGATGGTGAAAGGATGGTGGCCTGTGATATATGCGAAGTGTGGCAGCATACACGCTGCTGTGGAATGGAGGATGCTGATGAAGTCCCACGTCTGTTCATTTGCTCAACATGTTACGTTTCACTTGTTCCGCCTAAAACTGAACCTGCAGCTAAATTTGACTGTTCCACTGCGTTTCTGGAGTGGAGACAATGA